In Acipenser ruthenus unplaced genomic scaffold, fAciRut3.2 maternal haplotype, whole genome shotgun sequence, a single window of DNA contains:
- the LOC117410006 gene encoding reticulon-4 receptor-like 2 gives MDSRSIFRSGSSGQTFRGSLSLWLLLWFSSPSPVSSCPRLCMCYPSPMTVSCQSQNFTAVPAGIPYHSQRVFLQNNRITEVRAESFGFGTQVLWLYSNNISSIEPGAFSDLRDLEELDLGDNPSLRTLDQDTFRGLDKLQSLHMYRCQLGTLPGTVFRKLYSLQFLYLQDNLLQHIQDDLFADLVNLTHLFLHGNLIRVLSENVFRGLVNLDRLLLHQNRIRQVHRRAFRDLGRLTILFLFNNSLSELPGPSLTGLRSLEFLRLNGNPWSCSCQARPLWEWFRRVRVSSSELLCAGPQERKGLDLRFLREIDFARCPLQDTPGRTSTFSTKWWFPKSGKSGHAEKSKGLYGRKGQQTSSLDNPQVGGRVKSFEPEPESALPKPGPQDYWENYENEDPSLGCSDADCLSEEESSRGERNRPGFALLSLSLSLALASFSAGSI, from the exons ATGGACTCTCGGTCGATTTTCCGGAGCGGCTCCAGTGGTCAGACTTTCAGAG gctcgTTGTCTCTCTGGCTCCTCCTCTGGTTCTCCTCTCCCAGTCCAGTCTCCTCCTGCCCTCGCCTGTGTATGTGCTACCCCTCTCCCATGACGGTCAGCTGCCAATCCCAGAACTTCACCGCGGTCCCAGCGGGAATCCCCTACCACAGCCAGAGGGTTTTCCTCCAGAACAACCGGATCACGGAGGTCCGGGCCGAGTCGTTCGGATTCGGCACGCAG GTCCTGTGGCTCTACTCCAACAACATCAGCTCCATCGAACCCGGGGCCTTCAGCGACCTGCGGGACCTGGAGGAGCTGGACCTGGGGGACAACCCGTCCCTTCGGACCCTGGACCAGGACACGTTCCGCGGGCTGGACAAGCTGCAGAGTCTGCACATGTACCGCTGTCAGCTGGGGACCCTGCCCGGCACTGTCTTCAGAAAACTCTACAGCCTGCAATTCCTGtacctgcaggacaacctgctgcaGCACATACAG gacgaCCTCTTCGCTGACCTGGTCAACCTCACTCATCTCTTTCTCCACGGCAACCTGATCCGGGTCCTGTCAGAGAACGTGTTCCGCGGGCTGGTCAACCTGGACCGGCTGCTGCTCCACCAGAACCGGATCAGGCAGGTCCACCGACGAGCCTTCCGAGACCTGGGCCGGCTCACCATCCTCTTCCTCTTCAACAACTCCCTGTCCGAGCTCCCCGGCCCCTCCCTCACCGGCCTCCGATCCCTGGAGTTCCTGCGGCTCAACGGGAACCCCTGGTCCTGCTCCTGCCAGGCCCGGCCGCTCTGGGAGTGGTTCCGCAGGGTCCGGGTCTCCAGCTCTGAGCTGCTGTGCGCCGGGCCCCAGGAGAGGAAGGGGCTGGACCTGCGCTTCCTGAGGGAGATCGACTTCGCGCGCTGCCCCCTGCAGGACACCCCCGGCAGAACGAGCACCTTCAGCACCAAGTGGTGGTTCCCCAAGTCTGGCAAGAGTGGACatgcggagaaatccaaagggcTTTACGGGAGGAAAGGCCAGCAGACCAGCAGTCTGGATAACCCGCAGGTCGGGGGTCGCGTCAAGAGTTTCGAACCGGAACCCGAGTCCGCCCTCCCGAAGCCGGGCCCCCAGGATTACTGGGAGAACTACGAGAACGAGGATCCCAGCCTGGGTTGCTCCGACGCGGACTGCCTGAGCGAGGAGGAGAGCTCGAGAGGGGAGAGGAACCGTCCCGGGTTCGccctcctctcgctctccctctccctcgcgcTAGCCTCGTTCTCGGCAGGAAGCATCTAG